From Salvia splendens isolate huo1 chromosome 16, SspV2, whole genome shotgun sequence, a single genomic window includes:
- the LOC121770607 gene encoding E3 ubiquitin-protein ligase SIRP1-like, with amino-acid sequence MSSMEQARYWCHMCSQTVNPITDSEAMTCPVCGSGFLEEEISESNNRALSLWAPILLSMMANPIRPRPLMETEAEDGSQLTTRRRSRNSAAILQFLQSIRAGMLADHHNQEREAQAQRVILINPFNQTIVLQGDRPPFASLGDYFIGPGLDLLLQHLSENDANRYGTLPAQKEVIDALPSVTIHEPMQCAVCLDDCDEGAHLKEMPCKHKFHEMCIGPWLDLHSSCPVCRYQLPADDSKLVSDNSTPDNRISDNGRRFSVPLFWPFTALVQSHDAPTPPSATEDHEN; translated from the coding sequence ATGTCAAGTATGGAGCAAGCGAGGTACTGGTGTCACATGTGCTCTCAAACAGTCAATCCCATCACGGATAGTGAAGCCATGACATGCCCTGTTTGTGGCAGCGGCTTCCTCGAAGAGGAAATCTCCGAATCCAACAACCGCGCCCTCTCCCTCTGGGCGCCTATCTTGCTCAGCATGATGGCTAACCCCATCCGCCCCCGTCCCTTGATGGAGACGGAGGCTGAGGATGGTTCTCAGCTCACGACCAGGCGGAGGTCGAGGAACTCAGCCGCCATTCTCCAGTTCCTCCAAAGCATTCGAGCTGGAATGCTGGCTGATCATCATAATCAGGAGAGGGAAGCACAAGCACAGCGTGTGATCTTGATCAACCCCTTCAACCAGACCATCGTGCTTCAGGGGGACCGTCCCCCCTTTGCCTCTCTCGGTGACTACTTCATAGGCCCTGGTCTTGACTTGCTGCTGCAGCACTTGTCCGAGAATGATGCCAACCGGTATGGCACTCTGCCTGCGCAGAAAGAGGTGATCGACGCCCTGCCCTCTGTCACCATCCACGAGCCGATGCAGTGTGCTGTTTGTTTGGACGACTGTGACGAGGGGGCTCACCTTAAGGAGATGCCTTGTAAACATAAGTTCCATGAGATGTGTATCGGGCCCTGGCTCGACCTGCATAGCTCTTGCCCCGTCTGTAGGTATCAGCTACCGGCTGATGACTCTAAGCTTGTCTCTGATAATAGCACTCCAGATAATAGGATAAGTGACAACGGGAGACGATTCTCTGTTCCGCTTTTCTGGCCTTTCACCGCTTTGGTTCAATCGCACGATGCACCAACACCTCCATCTGCAACTGAGGATCATGAAAACTGA